The nucleotide window CCGGGCGATACTGGCAGGCTTTCTCTGGCCTTGGGTCACAAGCAATCTCTGGCTTAAGTACGGAGTGTTTCCCCAGTTTAGCCTGCAATAAAGAGAGCAGTTCCAACGTGTTCATCTGGCCTTTCTGCCCGGCAAAGAGATCGCAAGCACTGCTGACGGGCTCGCCCTGGCGAATAACCTGTAACGTCAGGCCAATCACAGGGCCCTTGAGCGTGAGAGATTCAAGACTCAGGCTAGCGAGTTGCTGCCAGCGATGGCACAAGTAGTCCCCTTGTGCGGAAGTGAGTTGAAGGTGCTGCTCTTGTTTATCTCGCTGGTGGAGTGTCAAACGGAGTTCGAAGGCCACTTTATCTCTTAACTTCAAAAAGGTTTCGAGTTGACGAAGTAACTTCACGAGTGGCCTTTCGACCCATTGAACATTTTCGAGCTCAAATAACAGTTCCAGATAGACCTGGAATGATTCCGTAGGATGATAAAAGTCGACAGGGTGTTTAAATTGTCCGGTCAGTCGACCGACATAGTTCACGAGATCAATATCAAAACGTCGTGCGATGTCCTGCAATGGCAGCTCAAGCAGGTGTTGTAATGTACTCACGCCGACACGGTGTAACTTATCCACCGTCGCCGAGGATAAATCCGTCAGTGTGAGTGGCAAAGAGGAGAGTAATTGCTGAATACGCGCTTTGTCTTCAATCAACTGATTACTTCCAGACAGAGCCATGAGTTTGGCAGATAATGGAGAAAACCCACAGCCAAACTGAACACTCAGTTTGAGTATGGCGAGGTGGGTTGAGACTTTGTGCCAGTAGTTATCCAGCCCCTCATAGAGACTGAGCATGGGCGTTGCGCGTAGCAGGATCCCCTGATTTGGCATCAGCACCACATCTGATGTGATCAGGTACAGCCATTGGGCAACCTCCTGCAATTTCTTCCGCTCAGTTTTTGGATGGTAAGGGTGTACTTGTAAGTCACGGCATAAAGACGCAGCACTGCCCAGCCCCATATTGAGCTTGATGTCTTGTTGCTCTGCAATATCGTTGTATTGAATGATTCGGCAGCGCTGGTTTTCGACAATCACCACTGGCTGCTCTTGAGTGTCACCAAATAGGGTGTCTAATTGTAAGCGAGGGAAGTGCAAGTAAATCCACAGAGACATGTTACCCCCCTTGATTGAACAGTGGGAAATTCACGACTGTCGACGAAATAGGTGACTTAGTCGGCACAACAAGTTGTGGGTAATGATGCTGGAAGTTAATCTCGATCTGGCCTTTGCTCCAGCCACCTTTGCGTTTTAACACCTCAACGCTGACGCCTTGCTCACTCCCCTGTACTTTGAGGCTGAGTGACACCGGCAATGATAGACGGTTTGCCCGGACTGGTTTCAACATAAACAGAGGGCAAGAACCTTGCTCACTGGCGACTTGCAGACGTTTAACCTGATGGATTTCGAGCTCTTCTTGCCATAGTAATACATTGGTACACACGCCACTTTTCAGGCATTGCTCCGCTGTCCAGAGCGCATCACGCTGGTGCTCGGGTGTGATGACCCAGACCTGATTAATGTCCAGGCCGATACTGTGGAGAAAGAGTGAATTCATCAGAGCTGGCGGCTGAATAAACGCAGTTACGCCTTTGGCTAGCGACGATTTCAAATAAGGCGCCAATAAACGCAACTCACCGACACTGCCTACAGACTCCATCTCGACTACCCCATGCGGTGGAAAGCCTCCGCCCAGCAGAGTGTCCAGTTCTGGAAAACCGGAGCTATTGAGGAACTGATGCGAGTCCGCTTTGGTTAAATTTGCCTGCCAAACAAGATGTTGGCTTTTTAAGTGCTGAATAATATCTTGCATAACTAAATACCTGTATGTATATACAGTATATTTCTGTGGTGAAAAGTAGCAAGATTTTTGTGACGAGAAAAATAAAAAAGGCAGCGTTTGCTGCCTTTTCAATCGGTTATCTCTGAAGTGAGAACTGAATTACTTACGCTTTGGTTGTGCGTCAATACACTGACCATTCACGTCAGTCACACTTGGGTCCATTAGGTGCAGATACAACGGCATCAGATCCTGTGGTGTTTTCAGCAGGTTGGCATCTTCACCCGGGTACGCTTTTTCACGCATGCGAGTACGTGTTGCTCCCGGGTTAATGGCATTAACACGCATTGGTGTATCACTTAGCTCATCAGCCAGAACTTGCATCATGCCTTCTACGGCGAATTTCGAGATTGCGTATGGGCCCCAGAAAGCTCGGCCAGAGTGACCAACGGTCGAAGAGGTAAAGACAATACGACCTGCTTCAGCTTTTTTCATCACAGGGAGCAGCGCCTGAGTCATCAGAACTTCGGCTTTCACGTTGATTTGCATGATGTCATCGAAGTCTTCTTCATTGATCTGTTCGAATGGGCACAGTGTGCTCAAAACACCTGCGTTATGTAACAGACCATCAAGGCGTCCGAACTGGCCTTCGATCGTCTCTGCCATATCAATGTAGTTCTGCTTTGTTGCCCCTTTTAAATCAAGAGGAATAATCGCGGCTTGTGGGTAACCAGCTGCTTCGATTTCATCGTAAATGGATTCAAGGTTTTGCACGTTTCTGCCCAATAAAATCACCGTTGCACCGTGCTTTGCGTATGAAAGTGCGGCTTGACGGCCAATACCATTACCTGCGCCGGTAACAAGAATGACTTTATCTTTTAAGGCATCTGCTGAAACGGAGTAGTCCACGGTGTTTAATCCTTATTATTGTAAGTGGGTCCATGATAGTTAATTGGCGCTAATTACGCCGGTTTCTCAATGGAAAATCTTGGTAATCGTGACAAGATGGTTACAATACACCAATTCATATGTTATACCAATTCCAGTACGTCCGTTAGGTATGCTATCAATCAGAACAACTGGTTACAAACCATGTTGCCTTCTCTCTGATTTTTCGGTGTAGCATAGCGACATATTTACTGGAGTGAGATAAAGGAGCGCTCATTGGAATTTATATTAGATTACGGTCTATTTTTGGCCAAGATTGTCACCGTCGTTGCTGCGATCGTTGTCCTGATTGTGCTGGTTAAATCGGCTGGTGGAAAGTCAGGAGCGCCAAAAGGTGAACTCGAGATCACCAACCTTTCTGAACAGCATAAACAGTCTGTTGAGCAATTAGAGCATCATTTACACGATGAGGCTTTCATCAAAGCTCGTGATAAAGCCATCAAAAAAGAAGAAAAAGAGAAGAACAAATCTCGCGAGAAAGAGATCAAACAAGCCAGTAAAGAAGGTGAGCTAGATAGCAAGCGCGAACCGCACCTGTTTGTTCTCGACTTCAAAGGCAGTATTGATGCCAAAGAAGTGAACTCATTACGTGAAGAAGTCACCGCGATTTTGGCGGTGGCTCGTGAAGGGGATGAAGTCTTACTGCGTTTAGAGTCTGGTGGTGGCATGGTGCATGGCTACGGTTTAGCGTCATCTCAGCTTGATCGCATTAAAGCGGCAGGTTTGCCATTAACCATCGCCGTGGATAAAGTCGCGGCAAGTGGTGGTTATATGATGGCGTGTGTGGCTGACAAAATTGTCTCTGCGCCGTTTGCGATTGTCGGCTCCATTGGCGTGATCGCACAAATTCCAAACTTTAATAAGTTATTGAAGAAACATGATATTGAGTACGAACAACTTACCGCAGGTGAGTACAAGCGTACCCTGACCATGTTTGGTGAAAACACCGACAAAGCACGTGACAAGTTCAAGCAAGAGCTAGAAGAAACTCACGTACTGTTCAAAGACTTCATTCGTGAGCGTCGCCCAAGCCTAGAGCTAGAAAAAGTAGCAACTGGTGAACACTGGTTTGGTACTCAGGCAAAAGAGCGTGGTCTGGTTGACGAAATTAGTACGTCTGACGATCTCGTTGTGGCGGCATGCAAAGACAAAACCGTACTAGCGGTTCACTATGTACCGAAGAAAAAACTGGCTGATAAGCTAGCGGGTGTTGCTGGTAAAGTGGCAGACAGCCTCATATTAAAATTGGCTGAACGAGGCCAAAAACCAATCGTGTAATCACGAGTCATTGCTAATAGTGATAGCCAAATTGAACATGGCGAGGGTGGAAAGCCCTCGCCATTTTTATTTGATTTTTTAAATTTACTTATAAATCAAGTTGCTCATGCGGTGTGGTGCATTGAATGACATTTTTCCTCGCCCGAAAGGGCAATTTCCCGTATAATGCGCGCCTCGAAAACCGAGCAAATTGCTAAAAGAAATAATAGGTGGAGAAGAACATGTCCTCTCAAACTCCGGTTGTAACCGTAGATGGACCGAGTGGTGCAGGTAAAGGCACTTTGTGTATGTTGCTAGCGGAAAAGTTGGGCTTCCAACTTTTAGATTCTGGCGCGATTTATCGAGTACTTGCACTCGCTGCTATTCACCATGGTGTTGATACTGAGTCTGAGGATGCACTTGTCCCACTGGCTACACACCTAGATGTGCAATTTATCGCTGAAGGTGACCTGGTTAAGGTTATCTTAGAAGGCGAAAATGTCTCCGGTGAGCTTCGTAAAGAAGAAACGGGGATGGCGGCATCTAAAGTGGCTGCACTGCCACGCGTTCGTGAAGCATTATTGCGTCGTCAGCGTGCATTTGAAACGGCTCCGGGTCTGGTTGCTGATGGCCGTGATATGGGAACCATTGTATTCCCACAAGCACAAGCGAAAATCTTCCTTGATGCGAGCGCAGAAGAACGTGCAAATAGACGCCTTAAACAGTTGCAAGATAAAGGGTTAGATGTTAGATTTGCTGACCTTTTAAGCGAGATCCAAGAGCGTGACGACCGCGATCGTAACCGCCCAGTGGCGCCACTACGCCCTGCAGAGGATGCGCTTGTGCTAGATTCTACGTCGATGACTATCGACGAAGTAGTAGAAAAGGCACTACAATATATCGAATCGAAGCTAGCTGAGTAATGATGCTCATCTAGGCTAAGAGCGTTGGTCGCAAGGATGATGACTGGCGAATTTAATAACCCCATGCGGTAGGATACCCGTGGACGTTTAATTTATTGAAGATTAAATAAATGACTGAATCTTTTGCTCAACTCTTTGAAGAGTTTCTAAACGAAACAGAATTCCAACAAGGCAGCATCGTTAAAGGTACTGTAGTAGCTATCGAGAACGGTTTCGTTCTTGTTGACGCTGGTCTTAAGTCTGAATCTGCTATCCCTGCTGAACAGTTCAAGAACGCTGCTGGCGAACTTGAAGTTGAAGTTGGCGCTGAAGTAGACGTAGCTCTAGACGCTGTTGAAGATGGTTTCGGTGAAACTCAACTTTCTCGTGAGAAAGCTAAGCGTCACGAAGCTTGGATCGTACTTGAGAAAGCTTACGAAGAAGCTGAAACTGTTGTTGGTATCATCAACGGTAAAGTTAAAGGCGGTTTCACTGTTGAACTAAACGGTATCCGTGCTTTCCTTCCTGGCTCTCTAGTAGACGTACGTCCAATCCGCGACACTGCTCACCTAGAAAACAAAGAGCTAGAGTTCAAAGTTATCAAACTTGACCAAAAACGTAACAACGTAGTTGTTTCACGTCGTGCTGTTATCGAATCTGAAAACAGTGTTGAGCGTGACGAGCTTCTAGAAACTCTACAAGAAGGTTCTGAAGTTAAAGGTATCGTTAAGAACCTTACTGACTACGGTGCGTTCGTTGACCTAGGTGGCGTTGACGGTCTTCTACATATCACAGATATGGCTTGGAAGCGCGTTAAGCACCCATCTGAAATCGTTAACGTTGGTGACGAGATCCAAGTTAAAGTTCTTAAGTTCGACCGTGAGCGTACTCGCGTATCACTAGGTCTTAAGCAACTAGGCGAAGATCCATGGGTAGCAATCGCTAAGCGTTACCCAGAAGGTCACAAACTAACTGGTCGCGTAACTAACCTAACTGACTACGGCTGCTTCGTTGAAATCGAAGAAGGCGTTGAAGGTCTAGTTCACGTTTCAGAAATGGATTGGACTAACAAGAACATCCACCCATCTAAAGTTGTTAATGTTGGCGACGAAGTTGAGGTTATGGTTCTTGAAATCGACGAAGAGCGTCGTCGTATCTCTCTAGGTCTGAAACAGTGTAAAGCTAACCCATGGCAGTCATTCGCTGAAGCACAAGCTAAAGGCGACAAAGTTACTGGTAAGATCAAGTCTATCACTGACTTCGGTATCTTTATCGGTCTAGAAGGCGGCATCGATGGTCTAGTTCACCTATCTGACATTTCTTGGAATGTTGCTGGCGAAGAAGCTGTACGTGAGTACAAGAAAGGCGACGAGATCTCTGCAGTTGTTCTAGCAGTAGACGCAGAGCGTGAGCGTATCTCTCTAGGCGTTAAGCAAATGGAAAATGACCCATTCAATGCTTACGTTGCAGACAACAAGAAAGGTACTCTAGTTAACGCTACTGTAACTGCTGTTGACGCTAAAGGTGCTACTGTTGAAAT belongs to Vibrio sp. STUT-A11 and includes:
- the rpsA gene encoding 30S ribosomal protein S1, which translates into the protein MTESFAQLFEEFLNETEFQQGSIVKGTVVAIENGFVLVDAGLKSESAIPAEQFKNAAGELEVEVGAEVDVALDAVEDGFGETQLSREKAKRHEAWIVLEKAYEEAETVVGIINGKVKGGFTVELNGIRAFLPGSLVDVRPIRDTAHLENKELEFKVIKLDQKRNNVVVSRRAVIESENSVERDELLETLQEGSEVKGIVKNLTDYGAFVDLGGVDGLLHITDMAWKRVKHPSEIVNVGDEIQVKVLKFDRERTRVSLGLKQLGEDPWVAIAKRYPEGHKLTGRVTNLTDYGCFVEIEEGVEGLVHVSEMDWTNKNIHPSKVVNVGDEVEVMVLEIDEERRRISLGLKQCKANPWQSFAEAQAKGDKVTGKIKSITDFGIFIGLEGGIDGLVHLSDISWNVAGEEAVREYKKGDEISAVVLAVDAERERISLGVKQMENDPFNAYVADNKKGTLVNATVTAVDAKGATVEIAEGVEGYIRASEVSRDRVEDASLILSAGDVVEAKFTGVDRKNRVINLSIKAKDEAEEQEAMASINKQDDNAFGNAMADAFKAAKGE
- the sohB gene encoding protease SohB — encoded protein: MEFILDYGLFLAKIVTVVAAIVVLIVLVKSAGGKSGAPKGELEITNLSEQHKQSVEQLEHHLHDEAFIKARDKAIKKEEKEKNKSREKEIKQASKEGELDSKREPHLFVLDFKGSIDAKEVNSLREEVTAILAVAREGDEVLLRLESGGGMVHGYGLASSQLDRIKAAGLPLTIAVDKVAASGGYMMACVADKIVSAPFAIVGSIGVIAQIPNFNKLLKKHDIEYEQLTAGEYKRTLTMFGENTDKARDKFKQELEETHVLFKDFIRERRPSLELEKVATGEHWFGTQAKERGLVDEISTSDDLVVAACKDKTVLAVHYVPKKKLADKLAGVAGKVADSLILKLAERGQKPIV
- the imuA gene encoding translesion DNA synthesis-associated protein ImuA; translated protein: MQDIIQHLKSQHLVWQANLTKADSHQFLNSSGFPELDTLLGGGFPPHGVVEMESVGSVGELRLLAPYLKSSLAKGVTAFIQPPALMNSLFLHSIGLDINQVWVITPEHQRDALWTAEQCLKSGVCTNVLLWQEELEIHQVKRLQVASEQGSCPLFMLKPVRANRLSLPVSLSLKVQGSEQGVSVEVLKRKGGWSKGQIEINFQHHYPQLVVPTKSPISSTVVNFPLFNQGG
- a CDS encoding DNA polymerase Y family protein — translated: MSLWIYLHFPRLQLDTLFGDTQEQPVVIVENQRCRIIQYNDIAEQQDIKLNMGLGSAASLCRDLQVHPYHPKTERKKLQEVAQWLYLITSDVVLMPNQGILLRATPMLSLYEGLDNYWHKVSTHLAILKLSVQFGCGFSPLSAKLMALSGSNQLIEDKARIQQLLSSLPLTLTDLSSATVDKLHRVGVSTLQHLLELPLQDIARRFDIDLVNYVGRLTGQFKHPVDFYHPTESFQVYLELLFELENVQWVERPLVKLLRQLETFLKLRDKVAFELRLTLHQRDKQEQHLQLTSAQGDYLCHRWQQLASLSLESLTLKGPVIGLTLQVIRQGEPVSSACDLFAGQKGQMNTLELLSLLQAKLGKHSVLKPEIACDPRPEKACQYRPADEPNVALSPIPQLLRPAMQLPTPVPLQEQISLVHGPERIVSGWWDGDEIMRDYYIAHTRQGRWLWVFRDQHKHWFLHGFFC
- the cmk gene encoding (d)CMP kinase, with translation MSSQTPVVTVDGPSGAGKGTLCMLLAEKLGFQLLDSGAIYRVLALAAIHHGVDTESEDALVPLATHLDVQFIAEGDLVKVILEGENVSGELRKEETGMAASKVAALPRVREALLRRQRAFETAPGLVADGRDMGTIVFPQAQAKIFLDASAEERANRRLKQLQDKGLDVRFADLLSEIQERDDRDRNRPVAPLRPAEDALVLDSTSMTIDEVVEKALQYIESKLAE
- a CDS encoding YciK family oxidoreductase; translated protein: MDYSVSADALKDKVILVTGAGNGIGRQAALSYAKHGATVILLGRNVQNLESIYDEIEAAGYPQAAIIPLDLKGATKQNYIDMAETIEGQFGRLDGLLHNAGVLSTLCPFEQINEEDFDDIMQINVKAEVLMTQALLPVMKKAEAGRIVFTSSTVGHSGRAFWGPYAISKFAVEGMMQVLADELSDTPMRVNAINPGATRTRMREKAYPGEDANLLKTPQDLMPLYLHLMDPSVTDVNGQCIDAQPKRK